One part of the Anaerolineales bacterium genome encodes these proteins:
- a CDS encoding glycosyltransferase family 2 protein — translation MPLVPPAPYLSLIIPAYNEEQRLPASLGSVFEFVSQQDFTWEVVVVENGSSDSTLRIAREFADKHPGFHVLQANGRGKGLAVRQGMLFAQGEWRMMLDADLSMPVNEIPRFIPPAIQNSEVIIASREAPGAVRYNEPEVRHIGGRVINAMIRLLALPGLHDTQCGFKCFSARAVQELFTHQTIDGWSFDVEILYLARKRGYKITELPIPWYYSDQSHVRPVADTLAMLADILRIRSNDLLGHYA, via the coding sequence ATGCCGCTCGTGCCGCCCGCCCCCTATCTTTCTCTGATCATTCCCGCCTATAACGAAGAGCAACGCCTCCCCGCCAGCCTGGGCAGCGTGTTTGAGTTTGTGAGCCAGCAAGACTTCACCTGGGAAGTGGTGGTGGTTGAGAACGGCAGCAGCGACAGCACGCTGCGCATTGCCCGGGAATTTGCGGATAAGCATCCCGGCTTCCATGTGTTGCAGGCCAATGGGCGCGGCAAGGGCCTGGCCGTACGCCAGGGCATGCTCTTCGCCCAGGGCGAGTGGCGCATGATGCTGGATGCGGACCTCTCCATGCCGGTCAACGAGATCCCGCGCTTTATCCCGCCGGCGATCCAGAACAGTGAGGTGATCATCGCCTCGCGTGAGGCGCCGGGCGCAGTGCGCTACAACGAACCCGAGGTGCGCCATATCGGCGGCCGCGTGATCAACGCCATGATCCGCCTGCTGGCGCTGCCGGGCCTGCACGATACCCAATGTGGCTTCAAATGCTTCAGCGCCCGCGCCGTGCAGGAGCTGTTCACCCACCAGACGATCGACGGCTGGTCATTTGACGTGGAGATCCTCTACCTGGCGCGCAAACGTGGTTACAAGATCACTGAATTGCCCATCCCCTGGTATTACAGCGACCAAAGCCACGTGCGCCCGGTGGCCGATACGCTGGCCATGCTGGCCGATATTCTGCGCATCCGCAGCAATGATCTGCTGGGGCATTATGCCTAG
- a CDS encoding class I SAM-dependent methyltransferase: MATDTQQRPPVCDYEGSDYQTRFWEQGGRAYEDGAEQIALRRLLPRHGKLMLEVGAGAGRNTPRYAGYERIVVMDYSSTQLEQAQQYLGANERYIYVAADVYKLPFVDGLFDGATMIRVLHHMADAPAALAQIRNTLQPGASFILEYANKRNLKAIVRWLLGRQKWNPFSQEPVEYIELNFDFHPAAINRWLGELGFRIERQLAVSHFRLGWLKRNIPTKLLVALDGLFQPLGAFWKFTPSIFLRARSAHSGQAATAGSFFKCPECGAALGAPTSAVLQCSCGRRWGQANGIWNFKQPLS, encoded by the coding sequence ATGGCAACTGACACACAGCAGCGCCCCCCGGTTTGCGATTACGAAGGCTCTGACTACCAAACCCGCTTCTGGGAGCAGGGCGGCCGCGCCTATGAAGACGGCGCCGAGCAGATTGCCCTGCGCCGCCTGCTGCCCAGGCACGGCAAGCTGATGCTGGAGGTGGGCGCCGGCGCCGGCCGCAACACGCCGCGCTACGCCGGCTACGAGCGCATCGTGGTGATGGATTACTCCTCCACCCAACTCGAACAGGCCCAGCAGTATCTGGGCGCAAACGAGCGGTATATCTATGTAGCCGCCGATGTTTACAAGCTGCCTTTTGTGGATGGCCTATTTGACGGCGCCACCATGATCCGCGTGCTGCACCACATGGCGGATGCGCCGGCCGCGCTGGCGCAGATCCGCAACACTTTGCAGCCCGGGGCCAGTTTCATCCTCGAATACGCCAACAAGCGCAACCTCAAAGCGATCGTGCGTTGGCTGTTGGGCAGGCAAAAATGGAACCCGTTCAGCCAGGAGCCGGTGGAATATATTGAGCTGAACTTTGATTTTCATCCGGCGGCGATCAACCGCTGGCTGGGCGAGCTGGGCTTCCGGATCGAGCGCCAGCTGGCTGTCTCACACTTCCGCCTCGGCTGGCTCAAGCGCAACATCCCCACCAAGCTGCTCGTGGCGCTGGACGGGCTGTTTCAGCCGCTGGGCGCGTTCTGGAAGTTCACGCCCAGCATTTTCTTGCGCGCCCGCAGCGCACACAGCGGGCAGGCCGCGACCGCGGGCAGCTTCTTCAAGTGCCCGGAGTGCGGCGCGGCGTTGGGCGCGCCGACATCGGCCGTGCTGCAATGCAGCTGCGGCCGCCGTTGGGGCCAGGCCAACGGCATCTGGAATTTCAAGCAGCCGTTGAGTTAA
- a CDS encoding MFS transporter has translation MSSMRDSLRVQLVFLTFVRMLISTAFRMVYPFLPVFRDALNVPLETLTRAVGLRSLVSAFAAPFLATVGDTRGRRTGIVLGLFVFILGVAVVSFWPTFGGFTLSMILMLMGKATFDPSLQAYIGDRVPYARRSAAITVTEFSWSGAFILGVPVMGWIIGRFGWLAPFQLLGVMVLLCIFAVLWMMQAQGARPAVASSTLGNFKVVMRSQSARMVLLLTLFTCTANELVALTFGAWLEMSFGLQLAALGAAAAVLGIAELSGEGLVALVTDRLGKRRAIVIGLLVNCAACVAMPIFGGSYAGALITLFFFYVSFEFIIVSSIPLMTEVLPAARATMMSGFVTFASIGRALASLVTPVLFAQGFGFNTGAAIAFNLLALWSLTRIQIAAENP, from the coding sequence ATGAGCTCAATGAGAGACTCGCTGCGTGTGCAGCTCGTATTCCTGACCTTTGTGCGCATGCTGATCAGCACGGCATTCCGCATGGTCTATCCGTTCCTGCCCGTCTTCCGTGATGCACTCAATGTGCCACTGGAAACGCTGACGCGCGCGGTTGGGTTGCGTTCGCTGGTGTCGGCATTCGCCGCACCGTTCCTCGCCACGGTTGGCGATACCCGCGGCCGCCGCACCGGCATTGTGCTGGGTCTGTTCGTGTTCATTCTCGGTGTAGCCGTGGTCAGCTTTTGGCCTACCTTCGGCGGCTTCACCCTGTCGATGATCCTGATGCTGATGGGCAAGGCCACCTTTGACCCGTCGCTGCAAGCCTACATTGGTGACCGCGTGCCGTATGCCCGGCGCAGCGCGGCCATCACCGTCACCGAGTTCAGTTGGTCGGGCGCTTTCATTCTCGGTGTGCCCGTCATGGGGTGGATCATTGGGCGCTTTGGCTGGCTGGCGCCCTTCCAGCTCCTGGGCGTGATGGTCCTGCTGTGCATCTTTGCCGTGCTGTGGATGATGCAGGCCCAAGGCGCCCGGCCAGCGGTTGCCAGCAGCACCCTGGGCAACTTCAAAGTGGTTATGCGATCCCAGTCGGCGCGCATGGTGCTGTTGCTCACCTTGTTCACCTGTACCGCCAATGAGCTGGTGGCGCTGACCTTTGGCGCATGGCTGGAGATGAGCTTTGGCTTGCAATTGGCCGCCCTCGGCGCCGCCGCAGCCGTGCTCGGAATCGCCGAGCTGAGCGGCGAGGGGCTGGTGGCGCTGGTGACCGACCGCCTCGGCAAGCGCCGCGCCATTGTCATCGGCCTGTTGGTCAACTGCGCCGCGTGTGTGGCCATGCCCATCTTCGGCGGCAGCTACGCCGGCGCGCTCATTACGCTATTTTTCTTCTATGTGAGCTTTGAGTTCATCATTGTGAGCAGCATCCCGCTGATGACCGAAGTGCTGCCCGCGGCGCGGGCCACGATGATGTCAGGTTTCGTCACCTTTGCTTCGATAGGGCGTGCGCTGGCCAGTCTGGTGACCCCAGTGCTGTTTGCGCAGGGATTCGGCTTCAATACCGGGGCGGCGATCGCCTTCAACCTGCTGGCCCTATGGAGCCTGACGCGGATCCAGATCGCCGCTGAAAACCCATGA
- the hutU gene encoding urocanate hydratase, protein MTSARVIRSPRGTQLTCKNWQIEAVYRMLHNNLDPEVAEYPENLVVYGGRGQAARNWESFDAILETLRTLEPDETLLVQSGKPVAVFRSHTDAPRVLIANSNLVPYWATQHHFDELAAKGLMMYGQMTAGSWIYIGTQGILQGTYETLGALARQRGWGSLKGKFVLTAGLGGMGGAQPLAVTMNEGVGLVVEVDPARAKRRHEIGYVDDVVDTLEEAMTLVEDYVAKGQPRSIGLIGNAAEIFPELLQRGVVPDVVTDQTPAHDLLAYIPAGMNLAEAEALRSSDPAEFERRSQASMAAHVEAMLGFQQKGSEVFDYGNNLRQRALEYGVKSAFDFPGFVPAYIRPLFSEGKGPFRWVALSGDPEDIYKTDEAIKQLFPQDEHLQRWLVMARERIPFQGLPARICWLGYGERAKAGLRFNEMVASGELSAPIAIGRDHLDSGSVASPNRETEAMKDGTDAVSDWPILNALINAVNGATWVSFHHGGGVGIGYSQHAGQVIVADGTPQAAARLERVLTSDPGMGVVRHADAGYDEALAAAKRHGIKMPMLGR, encoded by the coding sequence ATGACCTCAGCCCGAGTCATTCGCTCCCCGCGCGGCACCCAGCTCACCTGCAAGAACTGGCAGATTGAAGCCGTCTACCGCATGCTGCACAACAACCTGGACCCTGAAGTCGCCGAATACCCTGAGAACCTGGTGGTCTACGGCGGCCGCGGCCAGGCCGCCCGCAACTGGGAATCGTTTGACGCTATTTTGGAGACGCTGCGCACCCTGGAGCCGGATGAGACCCTGCTGGTCCAGTCTGGCAAGCCGGTCGCCGTGTTTCGCTCGCACACCGATGCGCCCCGCGTGCTGATCGCCAATTCCAATCTCGTCCCGTATTGGGCCACTCAGCATCACTTTGATGAGCTGGCTGCCAAAGGCTTGATGATGTACGGTCAGATGACCGCCGGCTCGTGGATCTACATCGGCACGCAGGGCATCTTGCAGGGCACCTATGAGACCCTGGGTGCGCTGGCCCGCCAGCGCGGCTGGGGCTCGCTGAAGGGCAAGTTCGTGCTCACCGCCGGCTTGGGCGGCATGGGCGGCGCCCAGCCGCTGGCTGTCACCATGAACGAAGGCGTCGGCCTGGTGGTGGAGGTGGACCCGGCGCGGGCCAAACGCCGCCACGAGATCGGCTATGTGGACGATGTGGTCGATACGCTCGAAGAAGCCATGACCTTGGTTGAGGACTATGTCGCCAAGGGCCAGCCGCGCTCGATCGGGCTCATCGGCAATGCGGCTGAAATATTCCCTGAGCTGTTACAGCGCGGCGTCGTGCCGGATGTGGTCACCGACCAGACCCCCGCGCATGACCTGCTTGCCTATATCCCGGCGGGCATGAACCTGGCGGAGGCGGAGGCGCTGCGCAGCAGCGACCCCGCCGAGTTCGAGCGGCGTTCGCAAGCCAGCATGGCCGCCCACGTGGAGGCCATGCTGGGCTTCCAGCAAAAGGGCAGCGAGGTCTTCGACTACGGCAACAACCTGCGCCAGCGCGCTTTGGAATATGGCGTCAAGAGCGCTTTCGACTTTCCCGGGTTCGTGCCCGCCTACATTCGCCCGCTGTTCAGTGAGGGCAAAGGCCCGTTCCGCTGGGTGGCCCTCAGTGGCGACCCTGAGGATATATACAAGACCGACGAAGCCATCAAGCAACTCTTCCCGCAGGATGAGCATTTGCAACGTTGGCTGGTGATGGCGCGCGAGCGCATTCCCTTCCAGGGTCTGCCGGCGCGTATCTGCTGGCTGGGCTATGGCGAGCGCGCCAAGGCCGGCCTGCGCTTCAACGAGATGGTCGCCAGCGGCGAGCTGAGCGCGCCCATCGCTATCGGGCGTGATCATCTCGATTCCGGCTCGGTGGCCTCGCCCAATCGCGAGACGGAGGCGATGAAAGACGGCACCGATGCGGTCAGCGACTGGCCCATCCTCAACGCTCTGATCAACGCCGTCAACGGCGCCACCTGGGTATCCTTCCATCACGGCGGCGGCGTGGGCATTGGCTACAGCCAGCACGCCGGCCAGGTGATCGTGGCGGACGGCACGCCGCAGGCGGCCGCCCGCCTGGAGCGCGTGCTGACCAGCGACCCCGGCATGGGCGTGGTGCGCCACGCCGATGCCGGCTACGACGAGGCGCTGGCCGCGGCCAAGCGGCACGGCATCAAGATGCCGATGCTGGGCCGCTAA
- a CDS encoding ribonuclease HII, protein MPSVAAPKVRKAAQRWPTLRYERRLWQQGLLHIAGADEAGRGALAGPVYAAAVILPSSIARQLKGVRDSKQMTAAEREALAPRIREHALAWAVASASVEEIEDINILQASHLATRRALEALKVPPQHLLLDAVRLTAVDLPQTPLVGGDARCLSISAASVLAKTERDAELCRLDTLFPQYGFAEHKGYATPAHRAAIAAHGPCVHHRRSFAPMRAV, encoded by the coding sequence ATGCCTAGCGTGGCTGCACCGAAGGTTCGCAAAGCGGCCCAGCGCTGGCCCACCCTGCGCTATGAGCGCAGGCTGTGGCAGCAAGGCCTGCTGCACATCGCCGGGGCCGACGAAGCCGGCCGCGGCGCCCTGGCCGGGCCGGTGTATGCCGCCGCGGTCATCCTGCCCAGCAGCATCGCTCGCCAGCTCAAAGGCGTGCGCGACTCCAAGCAGATGACCGCCGCCGAGCGCGAGGCGCTGGCGCCGCGCATTCGCGAACATGCTCTGGCCTGGGCGGTAGCCAGCGCCAGTGTGGAAGAGATCGAAGACATCAACATCCTGCAGGCCAGCCACCTCGCCACCCGCCGCGCCCTGGAGGCGCTCAAGGTGCCGCCGCAGCACCTGCTGCTGGATGCAGTGCGCCTCACCGCCGTAGACCTGCCGCAGACCCCACTGGTGGGCGGCGACGCCCGCTGCCTCAGCATCTCGGCCGCCTCTGTACTAGCCAAGACCGAACGTGACGCCGAGCTGTGTCGCCTGGACACCCTCTTCCCCCAATACGGCTTCGCCGAGCACAAAGGCTACGCCACCCCGGCCCACCGAGCCGCCATCGCCGCCCATGGCCCCTGCGTGCACCACCGCCGCAGCTTCGCCCCCATGCGCGCCGTATGA
- a CDS encoding DsbA family protein yields the protein MATTQRPRKQAATSRKIPQSPTERRSGDDILRFEIKRSHFWALVAPLTFVLGLAVGFVLWGRGPVATANNPAPTGALTQTQSQPNPGNNLADIQRYEITIDDNDPVFGPADAPITIVEFADFQCPYCVRHFEQTYPLILEQYGEQVRFVFKNYPLRSIHPDADAAAQAAECAQEQGMFWEYHDLLFGGALGLGREAYAGYADQLGLDTDALLACLDEGRYAESVERDYALGQQLGVSSTPTFFINGIAMVGAYPIDAFQTVIDFELGNSGQ from the coding sequence ATGGCAACCACCCAACGACCCCGCAAGCAGGCAGCTACAAGCAGGAAGATCCCACAGTCTCCGACCGAGCGCAGATCTGGCGATGATATTTTGCGCTTCGAGATCAAGCGCAGCCACTTTTGGGCGCTAGTAGCCCCGCTGACTTTTGTGTTGGGCCTGGCGGTGGGCTTTGTGCTGTGGGGGCGCGGCCCGGTGGCGACAGCCAACAACCCTGCCCCAACCGGGGCGCTGACGCAAACCCAAAGTCAGCCCAATCCTGGCAACAATCTGGCAGACATTCAGCGCTATGAGATCACCATTGACGACAATGACCCCGTATTTGGCCCGGCGGATGCGCCCATCACCATCGTGGAATTTGCCGATTTCCAGTGCCCGTACTGCGTGCGCCACTTTGAGCAGACCTATCCGTTGATCCTGGAGCAATACGGCGAGCAGGTGCGCTTTGTGTTCAAGAACTATCCGCTGCGCTCCATCCACCCGGATGCCGACGCGGCTGCCCAGGCGGCGGAGTGCGCCCAGGAGCAGGGGATGTTCTGGGAATATCACGACCTGCTGTTCGGCGGCGCGCTGGGGCTGGGGCGCGAGGCGTATGCCGGGTATGCCGACCAGCTTGGCCTGGATACGGATGCGCTGCTGGCCTGCCTGGACGAAGGCCGCTATGCTGAGTCTGTAGAGCGTGATTACGCGCTGGGCCAGCAATTGGGTGTTTCCTCCACGCCGACCTTCTTCATCAACGGGATCGCCATGGTAGGCGCCTACCCGATCGATGCGTTCCAGACCGTGATCGATTTTGAGTTGGGCAACAGCGGCCAGTAG
- a CDS encoding L,D-transpeptidase: MRTLHAALLLAFVLTTVPTPALAAPAPTPAAGDPLCLPPAFGTATDCQPLGSYGYFQRLSEIGMSLPLRPLDAQLIDPAMAELPISYAIVNTSDSTGIIQRPVFATLEDAVAYTNPRSYIKFGTSPHYVTYTGFQQVDGTSYYLTNLGWMKRSDLSPVEVRRFGMGMLFDTTPARPFGWVLEHSAGEMAPFPTYSSPSLQAPRSPGTLAAYSVIEVFDIQQVADLQWYLVGPDQWLNSLQMRLVHPMTEAPEGVEGGRWIEINLEQQSLSVYENNQLVFATLIATGLDNLWTRPGLFQIYEKHDTTAMSGDFSGGTGGYYYLADVPWTMYYDQARAIHGAYWRQKQFFGYQGSHGCVNLAIGDARWVYEWANVGDWVYVHDPSGRTPTDEEFQYSEGGA, translated from the coding sequence ATGCGCACACTGCACGCCGCCCTCCTGCTCGCTTTCGTTCTGACCACTGTTCCCACCCCGGCCCTGGCCGCCCCGGCGCCCACGCCGGCGGCCGGTGACCCGCTGTGCCTGCCGCCCGCCTTCGGCACGGCGACTGACTGCCAGCCGCTGGGCTCGTACGGTTACTTCCAGCGTCTGTCTGAGATCGGCATGTCCCTGCCACTTCGCCCGCTGGACGCGCAGCTGATCGACCCGGCCATGGCCGAACTGCCGATCAGCTACGCCATCGTCAATACCTCTGACAGCACCGGCATCATCCAGCGCCCGGTGTTTGCCACGCTGGAAGATGCGGTGGCGTACACCAACCCGCGCTCCTACATCAAATTCGGTACAAGCCCCCATTACGTGACCTATACCGGCTTCCAGCAGGTGGACGGCACCAGCTATTACCTGACCAACCTGGGTTGGATGAAACGCAGCGATCTCTCCCCGGTGGAAGTGCGCCGCTTTGGTATGGGCATGTTGTTTGACACCACTCCCGCGCGGCCGTTCGGCTGGGTGCTGGAGCACTCCGCTGGCGAAATGGCACCGTTCCCCACGTACAGCAGCCCCAGCCTGCAGGCGCCGCGTTCGCCTGGCACCCTGGCGGCTTACAGCGTCATCGAAGTCTTCGATATCCAACAGGTTGCCGATCTGCAGTGGTATCTGGTGGGGCCGGACCAGTGGCTGAATTCGTTGCAGATGCGCTTGGTGCACCCGATGACAGAAGCGCCCGAGGGGGTGGAGGGTGGACGCTGGATCGAGATCAACCTGGAGCAGCAGTCCCTGTCGGTCTATGAGAACAACCAGCTTGTCTTCGCCACACTGATCGCCACCGGCCTGGATAATTTGTGGACGCGGCCAGGCTTGTTCCAGATTTACGAGAAGCACGACACCACGGCCATGAGCGGAGATTTCTCCGGTGGCACGGGTGGCTATTACTACCTGGCGGATGTGCCTTGGACGATGTATTACGACCAGGCGCGTGCGATCCACGGCGCCTACTGGCGCCAGAAGCAGTTCTTCGGCTATCAAGGCTCGCACGGTTGCGTGAACCTGGCGATTGGCGATGCCCGCTGGGTCTATGAATGGGCCAATGTGGGCGATTGGGTGTATGTGCATGACCCGTCTGGCCGCACCCCGACCGACGAAGAGTTCCAATACAGCGAGGGTGGGGCATAG
- the dtd gene encoding D-tyrosyl-tRNA(Tyr) deacylase — MRALVQRVRAGAVSVDGQEIARIQRGLVILLGVGPQDGEAQAQYLAEKIANLRIFEDAEGKMNLSLLKVGGAAIVVSQFTLYADTERGRRPSFVNAAPPQQAEPLVERFVALLAAQGVAVQTGRFGAEMQVDIHNDGPVTIWLEK; from the coding sequence ATGCGAGCTTTGGTGCAACGCGTGCGCGCCGGCGCGGTGAGTGTGGATGGGCAGGAGATCGCCCGCATTCAACGCGGTCTGGTGATCCTGCTGGGCGTTGGCCCGCAGGACGGCGAGGCTCAGGCACAGTACCTGGCCGAGAAGATCGCCAACCTGCGTATTTTTGAAGACGCTGAGGGCAAGATGAACCTGTCGCTGCTGAAGGTGGGCGGCGCGGCGATAGTAGTCTCGCAGTTCACGCTATACGCCGACACAGAGCGCGGCCGGCGGCCATCCTTCGTGAATGCGGCCCCGCCGCAACAGGCCGAGCCGCTGGTCGAGCGCTTTGTCGCCTTACTGGCCGCCCAGGGTGTGGCGGTGCAGACCGGCCGCTTTGGGGCCGAGATGCAGGTGGACATTCACAATGATGGGCCGGTAACGATCTGGCTGGAGAAGTAG
- a CDS encoding UDP-glucose/GDP-mannose dehydrogenase family protein codes for MRKITVIGVGYVGLVTAACFSDLGNQVIALDVDENRVAGLKRGEMPIYEPGLEELVKRNVAAGRLSFTTSYQDALKDSEFVFICVGTPSGSDGEADLKYVAAAARSIAQNMAAPVIVINKSTVPVGTGDWVAEIVREAQPTPIDFWVVSCPEFLREGVAIADFMNPHRTVLGSTSREAADKVAQLHLTLRAPIVITDLRTAEMIKYASNAFLATKISFINEIADICERLGADVKEVAAGMGFDTRIGKQFLEAGLGYGGSCFPKDVKALAFMGDEMGVDTRILNSVMEVNSARRNAIVQKLDEMLGGLQGKTIGLLGLAFKANTDDMRDAPSIDIAATLQAAGAKVRGYDPVAMDVARGVMPGVEMVKDAYALADGVDAVLVATEWNEFKNLDLARVRDSMKQPVLLDGRNIYQPEIMRNLGFTYYGVGRGNAEGAKTRIKAHINGN; via the coding sequence ATGCGAAAGATCACTGTCATTGGCGTAGGCTACGTAGGCTTGGTCACCGCCGCCTGCTTTAGCGACCTGGGCAACCAGGTGATCGCCCTGGACGTGGACGAGAACCGCGTGGCCGGGCTGAAGCGCGGCGAAATGCCGATCTACGAGCCTGGGCTGGAAGAGCTGGTCAAGCGCAATGTGGCCGCTGGCCGCCTCAGCTTCACCACCTCGTACCAAGACGCCCTGAAAGACAGCGAATTCGTGTTCATCTGCGTGGGCACGCCCTCCGGTTCGGACGGCGAGGCTGACCTCAAGTACGTGGCCGCCGCCGCCCGCAGCATCGCCCAGAACATGGCCGCCCCGGTCATCGTCATCAACAAGTCCACCGTGCCGGTCGGCACGGGGGACTGGGTGGCCGAGATCGTGCGCGAGGCACAGCCCACCCCGATCGACTTCTGGGTAGTGTCCTGCCCCGAATTCCTGCGTGAGGGCGTGGCCATCGCCGACTTTATGAACCCGCACCGCACGGTGCTGGGCTCCACCAGCCGCGAAGCGGCCGACAAGGTGGCCCAGCTGCACCTCACCCTGCGTGCCCCGATCGTGATCACCGACCTACGCACAGCCGAGATGATCAAGTACGCCTCCAATGCCTTCCTGGCCACCAAGATCTCCTTCATTAACGAGATCGCCGACATTTGCGAGCGCCTCGGCGCCGACGTCAAAGAAGTCGCGGCCGGGATGGGCTTCGACACCCGCATCGGCAAGCAGTTCCTCGAAGCCGGGCTTGGATACGGCGGCTCGTGCTTCCCCAAAGACGTCAAGGCCCTGGCCTTTATGGGCGATGAGATGGGCGTGGACACGCGCATCCTCAACTCTGTAATGGAGGTCAACTCCGCCCGCCGCAACGCCATCGTCCAAAAGCTGGATGAGATGCTGGGCGGCCTGCAGGGTAAGACGATCGGCCTGCTGGGCCTGGCCTTCAAAGCCAACACGGACGACATGCGTGACGCGCCCTCGATCGACATTGCGGCCACGCTGCAAGCGGCCGGCGCCAAGGTGCGCGGCTACGACCCCGTGGCCATGGACGTGGCCCGCGGCGTGATGCCCGGCGTGGAGATGGTGAAGGATGCCTATGCCCTGGCGGACGGCGTGGACGCGGTGCTGGTGGCGACCGAATGGAACGAATTCAAGAATCTGGACCTGGCCCGCGTGCGTGACAGCATGAAGCAGCCCGTGCTGCTGGATGGCCGCAACATCTACCAGCCTGAGATCATGCGCAACCTGGGCTTCACTTATTACGGTGTGGGCCGCGGCAACGCCGAAGGCGCCAAGACCCGTATCAAAGCTCACATCAATGGCAACTGA
- a CDS encoding M23 family metallopeptidase: MKPQCYLVSAVFVLWLAACSAPPPPATATALPSATLAPTVTPSPVPSETPTATATPRSAICTPLAGHDIATLMSLYMTQPFIPPAGANKETGHHGLDFAYYSGGPTGGHINGTPVQSVLDGYVAGVGYNAVYGHYLVSETPFEQLPAGVAELYGMQANHSLYLLYAHLQQPAPFAAGDGLVCAQLLGHVGDSGDRFFVSDPHLHFETRVGAAGLQLGAMAYYTTTATEDEKAEYMRWRTGDEFRLADPSILLTVAP, translated from the coding sequence GTGAAGCCGCAATGCTACCTCGTGAGCGCCGTATTTGTGCTCTGGCTGGCCGCCTGCAGCGCCCCGCCCCCGCCCGCTACGGCGACTGCGCTGCCCAGCGCCACTCTGGCGCCTACGGTGACCCCCAGCCCGGTGCCCAGCGAGACGCCCACCGCAACGGCCACCCCGCGCAGCGCCATCTGCACGCCGCTGGCCGGGCATGACATAGCCACCTTGATGAGCCTGTACATGACCCAGCCCTTCATCCCGCCGGCCGGCGCCAACAAGGAAACCGGGCATCATGGCTTGGATTTTGCCTATTACAGCGGCGGCCCCACCGGCGGGCATATCAATGGCACGCCGGTGCAATCCGTGTTGGATGGCTATGTAGCCGGTGTGGGCTACAACGCGGTGTATGGCCACTACCTCGTGAGCGAGACGCCGTTCGAGCAGTTGCCAGCGGGTGTCGCCGAACTCTACGGCATGCAAGCGAATCACTCGCTGTATTTGCTGTATGCCCATTTGCAGCAACCCGCGCCGTTCGCAGCCGGCGATGGGCTGGTCTGCGCCCAGTTGCTGGGCCATGTGGGCGATTCGGGTGACCGCTTCTTTGTAAGCGACCCGCATTTGCACTTCGAGACGCGGGTCGGCGCGGCCGGGCTGCAGCTGGGCGCGATGGCCTACTACACCACCACCGCCACCGAGGACGAGAAGGCCGAGTACATGCGCTGGCGCACCGGCGACGAGTTCCGCCTGGCCGACCCCAGCATCCTGCTTACCGTAGCACCCTGA